The stretch of DNA GTTTAGTTCTGCCTGTATAATATCTTCAGCATCGAGTTTAACCCGGAAAGGTCTTTCCACCAGTTCACGTTCATTTTTACTACCACACTTCTCCAGACGCAGCACCTTGCCCTCAGTGGAGATTAAACTGGGATTTACAAATAGGGTAACCCGTTCCAGAGTGTAACCTTCACCTTCATCATTATTATAACGTGTTATTTTCTCCTTCACAGCCATGGCTTCCAGATCACTGGTTTTAAAACTCCAATCCCCACCGAATTTAAGGGAAAATAATACTGGTATGAAAGCATCCGGTTTAATCTGGAGATCATTTATTGCTTTATTCTCAGCGAAATTGAAAGAAAGCTGTTTTTTGAGTTTATCATAATCCAACTTATCATAATCTGAAGATTCCATATAATCACCATTTCAATTATTTTAAAAAAAATACCTCAAATGATTGGTAGATTGAATTAATGATAATAATTATAATTGACATTTAATTTATGTAATTGGATTAAGTGCCTATTTAAAAAAAATGAATGGTTAAAAACAGAGAACATCTGTTTTTAGTTCTATATGTAAATAATTTCATATGAAATAAAAATCCTGATTTTTTCTCACCTTTTCATTTATTCTGGTGATCCTGGATGGCTTTATCAACCACAGTGAGTATAGCTAGATCCAAGTCATCTTGTTCCCTAATAACCAGGGGGATATTATCACAGTATACCACTTCCAAACCTGCTTTAAGAGCATCCTTGGTAGCTACATCAACTGCAGCAGCTTTCAGCTCAGTTAACATTACATCCACTTCATCGATGTATTTTTCAATATCTTTCTGGAGTAATGGTCTGTTAGAAA from Methanobacterium sp. Maddingley MBC34 encodes:
- a CDS encoding putative metalloprotease (PFAM: Protein of unknown function (DUF785); Polypeptide deformylase), translated to MESSDYDKLDYDKLKKQLSFNFAENKAINDLQIKPDAFIPVLFSLKFGGDWSFKTSDLEAMAVKEKITRYNNDEGEGYTLERVTLFVNPSLISTEGKVLRLEKCGSKNERELVERPFRVKLDAEDIIQAELNPKIMEISLKRIPGPLNFSGSAAYGVSHEMEHLAGCEHTGKFIWEFKYSVEV